A single region of the Mannheimia bovis genome encodes:
- a CDS encoding DUF1232 domain-containing protein, translating to MNKIQAKLPTNKMKWIKIAIILIYMFSPIDILPEAILGPLGLVDDATALMLLIKTILEK from the coding sequence ATGAACAAAATTCAAGCAAAACTTCCAACCAACAAAATGAAATGGATTAAGATAGCAATTATCTTAATTTATATGTTTAGCCCTATTGATATTCTGCCTGAAGCGATTTTAGGTCCACTTGGATTGGTTGATGATGCTACAGCACTTATGTTATTAATTAAAACGATTTTAGAAAAGTAG
- the selA gene encoding L-seryl-tRNA(Sec) selenium transferase, with the protein MQQLFRQIPSVDQLLKQPQAVELCQQFTHSAVVEQTRLLIEQARQFIVHQQSVPSFITDENEFFIRLAQQLKSLSEVKIQTVFNLTGTVLHTNLGRGLWSEKAVEAATNAMRNNVALEFDIAEGKRSHRDNYISELMQKITGAEAACVVNNNAAAVLLMLATFAQGKEVIVSRGELVEIGGAFRIPDIMAQAGCKLVEVGTTNRTHLKDYRNAITENTAFLMKVHTSNYHIEGFTSSVSEEELVALGKEFNLPVISDLGSGSLTDMQALNLPAEPMVQQKVAAGVSLVSFSGDKLLGGPQAGIIVGSKAMIEQLQQHPLKRVLRCDKVILSALEATLRHYLFPEKITSELPTLNLLTQSVEVLQNKAERLKTALSKRLNSTYILQIEPSLTQIGSGALPKETLPSVAVTISAEKQSDLLTLEKQFKNFPSPIIGRFSAQKFWLDLRSVAEFEKLIEMLEIA; encoded by the coding sequence ATGCAACAACTATTTCGCCAAATTCCCTCAGTCGATCAGCTGCTCAAACAGCCACAAGCGGTCGAATTATGCCAACAATTTACCCATTCTGCGGTGGTAGAGCAAACACGCCTGCTTATTGAGCAAGCCCGCCAATTTATTGTACATCAGCAATCCGTTCCTTCATTTATTACAGATGAAAATGAATTTTTCATTCGCTTGGCACAACAACTAAAATCATTGAGTGAAGTAAAAATTCAAACCGTATTTAATCTAACAGGCACGGTACTGCATACGAATTTGGGGCGTGGATTATGGTCGGAAAAAGCGGTTGAGGCAGCCACTAATGCAATGCGAAATAATGTAGCGTTAGAGTTTGATATTGCAGAGGGAAAACGCTCACACCGAGATAATTATATTTCAGAGTTAATGCAGAAAATCACCGGTGCTGAGGCGGCTTGCGTGGTGAATAACAATGCGGCAGCGGTGTTGTTGATGTTAGCGACTTTTGCTCAGGGGAAAGAGGTGATTGTTTCCCGTGGCGAATTGGTGGAAATTGGCGGGGCTTTCCGTATTCCCGATATTATGGCTCAAGCAGGCTGTAAATTAGTGGAAGTTGGCACCACCAATCGCACACATTTAAAAGATTATCGCAACGCGATCACCGAAAATACCGCCTTTTTAATGAAAGTTCACACCAGTAATTATCATATTGAAGGTTTTACCAGCTCGGTGTCGGAAGAAGAATTAGTGGCGTTAGGCAAAGAGTTTAACTTGCCTGTGATTAGCGATTTAGGCAGTGGCTCATTAACCGATATGCAAGCGTTAAATCTACCTGCTGAACCCATGGTGCAACAAAAAGTAGCAGCAGGCGTGAGCTTAGTTTCGTTCTCAGGCGATAAATTATTAGGCGGTCCACAAGCAGGCATCATTGTGGGTAGCAAAGCGATGATTGAACAACTGCAACAACATCCATTAAAACGGGTGCTACGTTGCGATAAAGTGATTTTATCCGCCCTTGAAGCCACACTCCGCCACTATTTATTCCCTGAAAAAATCACCAGCGAATTACCGACTTTAAACTTACTCACTCAGTCGGTTGAGGTGCTACAAAACAAGGCGGAGCGATTAAAAACCGCATTAAGCAAGCGGTTAAATTCCACCTATATTTTGCAAATCGAGCCAAGCCTCACCCAAATCGGCAGCGGTGCATTGCCGAAAGAAACCTTGCCTTCGGTAGCGGTCACTATTTCTGCCGAAAAACAGAGCGATTTATTGACCTTAGAAAAACAATTTAAAAATTTCCCAAGCCCGATTATCGGACGATTTTCAGCCCAAAAATTCTGGTTGGATTTAAGATCGGTAGCGGAGTTTGAGAAATTAATTGAGATGTTGGAGATAGCATGA
- a CDS encoding N-acetylmannosamine kinase yields the protein MRCLAIDIGGTKIATAIVHNNQVEQRQQIQTPTDRPQEDQAESLHQAISEIMQGYQGQFDFVSVASTGIINQGVLTALNPKNLGGLAEFPLKASIARHTDKPIGLLNDVQAAVCAEYLFENRQAVKNFVFITVSTGVGGGIILNGELQTGPNGIAGHIGHTLADPNGPVCGCGRVGCVEAIAAGRAIEAVSSQWENPCSPKEVFERFRQGNSQAVELVQKSAKAIANLIADLKISLDIQKVVLGGSVGLAEGYLPLVQRYLSEMPTVYQCALENAKSGQDAGLIGAAWWAENRLKQGSTL from the coding sequence ATGCGTTGTTTAGCCATAGATATTGGTGGTACGAAAATAGCAACTGCGATTGTTCACAATAATCAAGTCGAGCAACGTCAGCAAATTCAAACCCCAACCGATAGACCTCAAGAAGATCAGGCGGAAAGTTTACACCAAGCTATATCTGAGATTATGCAAGGCTACCAAGGGCAGTTTGATTTTGTTTCTGTTGCCTCAACCGGCATTATCAACCAAGGTGTGCTTACTGCATTAAACCCGAAAAACTTAGGCGGACTGGCAGAATTTCCGCTGAAAGCGAGCATTGCCCGCCATACCGATAAACCGATCGGCTTGTTAAATGATGTGCAAGCCGCAGTGTGTGCGGAATATCTTTTTGAGAACCGACAAGCGGTTAAAAACTTCGTCTTTATTACCGTTTCTACCGGTGTTGGCGGTGGCATTATTTTAAACGGCGAATTGCAAACCGGTCCGAACGGTATTGCAGGTCATATCGGTCATACTCTTGCCGATCCAAACGGTCCTGTTTGCGGTTGTGGTCGTGTCGGTTGTGTTGAGGCGATTGCCGCAGGAAGAGCTATTGAAGCCGTTTCAAGCCAGTGGGAAAACCCTTGTTCACCCAAAGAAGTGTTTGAACGCTTTAGACAAGGCAACTCACAAGCGGTCGAATTAGTGCAAAAATCTGCAAAAGCGATTGCAAACCTGATCGCAGATTTAAAAATCAGTTTAGATATACAAAAAGTCGTTTTAGGCGGTAGTGTTGGATTAGCGGAAGGCTATTTACCACTCGTTCAACGTTACTTATCTGAAATGCCCACTGTTTATCAGTGTGCATTAGAAAATGCAAAATCCGGACAAGATGCCGGATTAATCGGTGCTGCGTGGTGGGCGGAAAACCGCCTTAAACAAGGATCAACCCTTTAA
- the selB gene encoding selenocysteine-specific translation elongation factor encodes MIFVTAGHIDHGKTALLEALTGKNTAHLPEEQKRGLTIDLGYAYLPVENDILGFIDVPGHQRFLSNMLAGLGGINHALLVISAEEGIKPQTEEHLDILRLLNFQHIMVVITKADRADAEQISQLIEKVKTTYPFLAEAKTFVTSAKTSQGIEELKAYLIQLNQQNNQINKPFRYAIDRVFNVKGAGLVVTGTTVAGNVSVGSELFLSNGKKVRVKAIHAQNTPSETGSAGQRLALNIANVEKEDIKRGDWITELEPKFATDRITVSFTANQSFKENTVVHLYHFASHITGKLNLLEGKQAVKNQQFFAEVILDEPLHIAVNDKLIIRSGDDSQTLAGAEVLEIHSPKRHKRTDERLALVKNVAKTTACNDFAARIELYLQNRAMDLALLLWAEQCFAGDVAKLGFDVSSKWLFNADFKAQSQQRVLEKMAEYHQQHQDQVGVTKARLYRIALLDLPENLANQFVDDLVEQKALANSRGWLHLPEHRIEFNASELQIWQQIRPLFEATNQALWVRDIASSLSIDETQMRNLLYKAGKLGYLIPIVKDRFLLSEQISEFAALIKKFIAENGSISVNQLRDELSYGRKLTVQLIEYFDRSGFLRRKGDVHLLRDCETFASN; translated from the coding sequence ATGATTTTTGTAACCGCAGGCCATATCGATCACGGTAAAACAGCATTATTAGAAGCACTTACCGGAAAAAATACCGCACATTTACCCGAAGAACAAAAGCGTGGGCTAACCATTGATTTAGGTTATGCCTATTTGCCTGTTGAAAACGATATTTTAGGTTTTATTGATGTGCCGGGGCATCAACGCTTTTTATCCAATATGCTTGCCGGGCTTGGTGGAATTAATCACGCCTTATTGGTGATTTCTGCCGAAGAGGGCATTAAACCGCAAACGGAAGAACATTTGGATATTCTCCGTTTGCTGAATTTCCAGCACATTATGGTAGTGATCACTAAGGCTGATCGTGCTGACGCTGAGCAAATTTCGCAATTAATCGAAAAGGTGAAAACCACTTATCCGTTCTTGGCGGAGGCGAAAACGTTCGTGACGTCTGCCAAAACTTCGCAAGGCATTGAGGAGTTGAAAGCCTACTTAATTCAACTCAATCAGCAAAATAACCAAATAAATAAGCCGTTCCGTTATGCGATTGATCGTGTTTTTAATGTGAAAGGAGCAGGCTTGGTTGTTACCGGCACAACAGTGGCGGGTAATGTTAGCGTTGGCTCAGAGTTGTTTTTATCGAACGGCAAAAAAGTGCGAGTAAAAGCGATTCACGCTCAAAATACACCTTCGGAAACAGGTTCTGCCGGTCAGCGTTTGGCGTTAAATATCGCTAACGTGGAAAAAGAAGATATTAAGCGTGGAGACTGGATTACCGAGCTTGAGCCAAAATTTGCCACTGATCGCATTACCGTATCCTTTACGGCTAACCAATCATTTAAAGAAAATACAGTAGTGCATTTGTACCATTTTGCTTCGCATATTACAGGCAAACTCAATTTGCTTGAGGGTAAACAAGCGGTCAAAAATCAGCAATTTTTTGCAGAAGTGATTTTAGACGAGCCATTGCATATTGCGGTGAATGATAAATTGATTATCCGCAGTGGTGATGACAGTCAAACGCTGGCAGGGGCAGAAGTGCTGGAAATCCACTCGCCGAAACGCCATAAACGCACCGATGAGCGTTTAGCTTTGGTAAAAAATGTAGCAAAAACAACCGCTTGTAATGACTTTGCTGCACGCATTGAGCTTTATCTGCAAAACAGAGCAATGGATTTAGCGTTGCTATTATGGGCAGAACAATGTTTTGCTGGAGACGTGGCAAAACTCGGTTTTGATGTTTCTTCAAAATGGTTATTCAATGCCGATTTTAAAGCTCAATCTCAACAACGAGTGTTGGAAAAAATGGCGGAATACCATCAACAGCATCAAGACCAAGTTGGCGTAACTAAAGCTCGTTTATATCGCATTGCATTATTGGATTTACCTGAAAATTTAGCCAATCAATTTGTTGATGATTTGGTGGAGCAAAAAGCACTGGCGAATAGTCGAGGCTGGTTACACTTGCCTGAACATCGCATTGAGTTTAATGCGAGCGAATTGCAAATTTGGCAACAAATTCGACCGCTTTTTGAAGCAACTAATCAAGCACTTTGGGTGCGAGATATTGCGAGCTCGCTCTCTATTGATGAAACCCAAATGCGTAATCTTCTGTATAAAGCAGGCAAGTTAGGTTATTTGATCCCGATTGTGAAAGACCGCTTCTTATTAAGTGAGCAAATTAGCGAATTTGCCGCATTGATTAAGAAATTTATAGCGGAAAATGGCTCGATTTCGGTGAATCAATTGCGTGATGAGTTAAGTTATGGGCGAAAATTAACAGTTCAGTTAATTGAATATTTCGACCGTTCTGGTTTTTTGAGACGCAAAGGTGATGTACATTTGTTACGAGATTGTGAAACTTTTGCATCAAATTAA
- a CDS encoding TAXI family TRAP transporter solute-binding subunit, with the protein MKKLVKLSFLASLVMGTASVQAAETFVTIGTGGQTGVYYVVGQSICQLVNRDSAKTGLKCNAPSTGASVANLNSIAAKEMDMGIAQSDWQYHAYNGSSSFEGKKNDKIRAIFSLHPEPFTVMARTDANIKSFDDLKAKRVNVGDPGSGTRATMNVILAAKGWTDKDFKVASELKPAEMASVMCDNNLDAITYNVGHPNGALKEAAASCDAKLVPVTGPEIDKLVADHSYYAKATIPGGLYKGSDEPTETFGVYATLVTSADVDADKVYNVTKAVFDNFDRFKRLHPAFENLKQEEMIKNALSAPLHEGAVRYYKEKGWIK; encoded by the coding sequence ATGAAAAAATTAGTCAAACTTTCTTTCCTTGCAAGCCTTGTGATGGGAACAGCTTCAGTTCAAGCTGCTGAAACATTTGTAACTATCGGTACAGGTGGTCAAACCGGGGTTTATTATGTTGTGGGTCAATCAATCTGCCAATTAGTAAACCGTGATTCAGCGAAAACAGGTTTAAAATGTAATGCACCTTCAACCGGAGCTTCGGTTGCAAACCTAAACTCAATTGCAGCGAAAGAAATGGATATGGGTATTGCACAATCAGATTGGCAATATCACGCATATAATGGCTCAAGCTCATTTGAAGGTAAGAAAAACGATAAGATCCGTGCTATTTTCTCACTTCACCCTGAACCATTCACCGTAATGGCTCGTACTGATGCGAATATCAAATCTTTCGATGATTTAAAAGCAAAACGTGTAAACGTGGGCGATCCGGGTTCCGGCACTCGTGCAACAATGAATGTTATCTTAGCTGCAAAAGGTTGGACGGATAAAGATTTTAAAGTGGCTTCTGAGTTAAAACCGGCTGAAATGGCATCGGTAATGTGTGATAACAACTTAGATGCAATCACTTATAACGTAGGTCATCCGAACGGTGCGTTAAAAGAAGCAGCAGCATCTTGTGATGCAAAATTAGTACCGGTAACTGGTCCTGAAATCGATAAATTAGTGGCAGATCACTCATACTATGCAAAAGCAACTATTCCGGGCGGTTTATATAAAGGTTCTGATGAGCCAACAGAAACCTTCGGTGTGTATGCAACGTTAGTAACTTCTGCCGATGTTGATGCAGATAAAGTGTATAACGTAACTAAAGCGGTATTTGATAACTTCGACCGTTTTAAACGTTTACACCCTGCGTTTGAAAATTTAAAACAAGAAGAAATGATTAAAAATGCACTTTCTGCTCCGTTACACGAAGGGGCTGTGCGTTACTACAAAGAGAAAGGTTGGATTAAATAG
- the mioC gene encoding FMN-binding protein MioC has translation MTSICIITGSTLGGAEYVADHINNVLTEQGFEVELYNQATLADIEGKSNLLVITSTHGAGELPENIQPLFKDLAHSTADFSSMKFGVIGLGSTDYDTFCNAVNIVEETLKAKEATQICESLRIDVVNNFDHDATAEEWLPSFIENL, from the coding sequence ATGACATCTATTTGCATTATCACAGGTAGCACCTTAGGCGGTGCGGAATATGTTGCTGACCATATTAATAATGTATTAACCGAACAAGGTTTTGAGGTGGAATTATATAACCAGGCAACTCTCGCTGATATTGAGGGTAAATCCAATTTACTGGTTATTACCTCCACGCACGGAGCAGGTGAGTTGCCAGAAAATATTCAACCATTATTTAAAGATTTAGCACATAGCACTGCTGATTTTAGTTCAATGAAATTTGGGGTAATCGGCTTAGGTAGTACCGATTATGATACTTTCTGTAATGCGGTAAATATTGTTGAAGAAACCTTAAAAGCGAAAGAGGCAACTCAAATTTGTGAATCTTTACGGATTGATGTAGTAAATAATTTTGATCACGATGCAACAGCAGAAGAATGGCTGCCATCTTTTATCGAAAATCTATAG
- the proS gene encoding proline--tRNA ligase, which produces MRTSQYLFSTLKETPNDAQVVSHQLMLRAGMIRPMASGLYNWLPTGIRVLKKVENIIREEMNKGGAIEVLMPVVQPAELWVESGRWNDYGPELLRFKDRGERDFVLGPTHEEVITDLVRREVSSYKQLPLNLYQIQTKFRDEVRPRFGVMRSREFLMKDAYSFHTDKESLQETYDVMYQVYSNIFTRLGLDFRAVQADTGSIGGSASHEFQVLASSGEDDVVFSTESDFAANIELAEAVAVGERQAPTAVMELVDTPNAKTINELVENHGLAIEKTVKTLIVKGAAEEQPLIALVIRGDHDLNEIKAQKHPLVADPLEFADEADIKAKIGASVGSLGVINLPIPAIIDRSVALMSDFGCGANIDGKHYFNVNWERDVAMPEVFDLRNVVEGDPSPDGKGTLQIKRGIEVGHIFQLGKKYSEAMKATVQGEDGKPLVMTMGCYGIGVTRVVAAAIEQHHDERGIIWPSDEIAPFTVAIVPMNMHKSESVQAFAEELYSTLKAQGVDVIFDDRKERPGVMFADMELIGVPHMVVIGEKNLENGEIEYKNRRKGEKQMIAKESLLSFLKENVKA; this is translated from the coding sequence ATGCGTACAAGTCAGTATTTATTTTCAACCTTGAAAGAAACCCCGAACGATGCTCAGGTGGTTAGCCATCAATTAATGTTACGTGCAGGAATGATTCGCCCGATGGCATCAGGTTTATACAACTGGTTGCCGACCGGGATTCGTGTGTTGAAAAAAGTGGAAAATATCATTCGTGAGGAGATGAACAAAGGTGGTGCAATTGAGGTATTAATGCCTGTGGTTCAGCCGGCTGAATTGTGGGTGGAATCCGGTCGTTGGAATGATTACGGTCCGGAATTACTGCGTTTTAAAGATCGTGGCGAGCGTGATTTTGTGCTTGGTCCAACGCACGAAGAGGTGATTACCGATTTAGTTCGCCGTGAAGTGTCATCATACAAACAACTTCCGCTGAATTTATATCAAATCCAAACTAAATTCCGTGATGAAGTGCGTCCACGTTTTGGTGTGATGCGTTCACGTGAGTTTTTGATGAAAGATGCCTACTCTTTCCACACCGATAAAGAGAGTTTACAAGAAACCTATGATGTGATGTATCAAGTTTACAGCAATATCTTTACCCGCCTTGGATTAGATTTCCGTGCAGTACAGGCGGATACAGGGTCTATTGGTGGTTCGGCTTCTCACGAGTTCCAAGTGCTTGCTTCAAGCGGTGAAGATGATGTGGTGTTCTCAACAGAATCTGATTTTGCGGCAAATATTGAATTGGCGGAAGCGGTTGCTGTGGGTGAACGCCAAGCTCCAACGGCAGTAATGGAATTAGTGGATACGCCAAATGCAAAAACAATCAATGAGTTAGTGGAAAATCACGGTTTAGCGATTGAAAAAACAGTTAAAACTTTGATTGTAAAAGGTGCAGCCGAAGAACAACCGCTTATTGCTTTAGTGATTCGTGGCGATCACGATTTAAATGAAATTAAAGCTCAAAAACATCCTTTAGTGGCAGACCCACTTGAATTTGCTGATGAAGCGGATATTAAAGCGAAAATCGGAGCGAGTGTGGGTTCATTAGGGGTGATTAATTTACCAATCCCTGCCATTATTGACCGTTCTGTAGCGTTAATGTCAGATTTCGGTTGTGGTGCGAATATTGATGGCAAACATTATTTCAATGTGAACTGGGAACGTGATGTGGCAATGCCGGAAGTGTTTGATTTGCGTAACGTGGTGGAGGGAGACCCAAGTCCGGACGGTAAAGGTACACTTCAAATCAAACGTGGTATCGAAGTAGGTCATATTTTCCAATTAGGTAAAAAATATTCCGAAGCGATGAAAGCAACCGTGCAAGGTGAAGACGGTAAACCGCTTGTAATGACAATGGGGTGTTATGGTATTGGTGTAACCCGTGTGGTGGCGGCAGCGATTGAGCAACATCACGATGAGCGTGGTATTATCTGGCCAAGCGATGAAATCGCACCATTTACAGTGGCGATTGTGCCGATGAATATGCACAAATCAGAAAGTGTTCAAGCCTTTGCAGAAGAGCTATATTCAACTTTAAAAGCACAAGGTGTTGATGTGATTTTTGATGATCGTAAAGAACGCCCGGGTGTGATGTTTGCGGATATGGAATTAATCGGTGTACCGCATATGGTCGTGATTGGTGAGAAAAACCTTGAAAACGGCGAAATTGAATATAAAAACCGTCGCAAAGGTGAGAAACAGATGATTGCTAAAGAAAGCTTACTTTCTTTCTTAAAAGAAAACGTGAAAGCTTAA
- the nanA gene encoding N-acetylneuraminate lyase, with translation MKNLKGIFSALLVSFNEDGTINEKGLRQIIRHNIDKMKVDGLYVGGSTGENFMLSTEEKKEIFRIAKDEAKDEIALIAQVGSVNLKEAVELGKYATELGYDSLSAVTPFYYKFSFAEIKNFYETIIRETGNKMIVYSIPFLTGVNIGVSQFAELFENEKIIGVKFTAGDFYLLERLRKAFPNHLIYAGFDEMMLPATVLGVDGAIGSTFNVNGIRARQIFDLAREGKIKEAFEIQNVTNDLIEGILGNGLYQTIKGLLEEEGVQAGYCREPMTKELNAQQKAVVKELKAKYLS, from the coding sequence ATGAAAAATTTAAAAGGTATTTTTAGTGCGTTACTCGTTTCATTTAACGAAGACGGCACAATCAACGAAAAAGGTTTACGCCAAATTATCCGCCACAACATCGATAAGATGAAAGTGGATGGTTTATACGTTGGTGGTTCAACCGGCGAAAACTTTATGCTTTCAACCGAAGAGAAAAAAGAGATCTTCCGTATTGCGAAAGATGAAGCGAAAGATGAAATCGCACTTATCGCACAAGTGGGTAGCGTAAACTTAAAAGAAGCGGTGGAGTTAGGTAAATATGCAACTGAATTAGGCTATGACAGCCTTTCTGCGGTAACCCCTTTCTACTACAAATTCAGCTTCGCAGAAATCAAAAACTTCTACGAAACTATTATTCGTGAAACCGGCAACAAAATGATTGTTTACTCAATCCCGTTCTTAACAGGTGTAAACATCGGTGTGAGCCAATTTGCAGAATTATTTGAAAATGAAAAAATCATTGGTGTGAAATTCACCGCGGGCGATTTCTACCTATTAGAGCGTCTGCGCAAAGCCTTCCCGAACCACTTAATCTACGCAGGTTTCGATGAAATGATGTTACCGGCAACCGTTTTAGGTGTGGACGGTGCAATCGGCTCAACCTTCAACGTAAACGGTATCCGTGCACGTCAAATCTTCGACCTTGCTCGTGAAGGAAAAATCAAAGAAGCGTTTGAAATTCAAAACGTGACGAATGATTTAATCGAAGGCATTTTAGGCAACGGTTTATACCAAACCATCAAAGGCTTATTGGAAGAAGAAGGTGTTCAAGCAGGTTACTGCCGTGAGCCAATGACGAAAGAACTTAACGCACAACAAAAAGCGGTTGTGAAAGAGTTAAAAGCGAAATATCTTTCATAA
- a CDS encoding N-acetylmannosamine-6-phosphate 2-epimerase, with protein MSKLSRDTILNKIQNGLIASCQPVDDGPMDKPEIVAAMAHASVIGGAKGIRIEGVDNLKATRAVIDVPIIGIVKRDLPDSPVRITPFLEDIDALAEAGADIIAVDGTFRTRPVSIEDAVKRIHEKGCLAMADCSSLEEGLFCQQLGFDIVGSTMSGYTGGPIPDEPDYQLVKDLKAAGCNVMAEGRYNTPELAKVAMEIGADYVTVGSALTRLEHIVSWFADSVKSAQK; from the coding sequence ATGTCAAAACTATCTCGTGATACTATTTTAAACAAAATTCAAAACGGTCTTATTGCCTCCTGTCAGCCTGTAGACGATGGTCCGATGGATAAACCAGAAATCGTTGCTGCAATGGCTCACGCCTCTGTGATTGGCGGTGCGAAAGGGATTCGCATTGAGGGGGTTGATAATTTAAAAGCCACCCGTGCCGTAATTGATGTGCCGATTATCGGCATTGTAAAACGTGACCTACCGGATTCTCCTGTTCGTATTACTCCATTCTTAGAAGATATTGATGCTTTAGCCGAAGCCGGTGCAGATATTATTGCCGTAGATGGTACTTTCCGCACACGCCCTGTGAGTATTGAAGATGCGGTAAAACGCATTCACGAAAAAGGCTGCTTGGCGATGGCTGACTGTTCAAGCCTAGAAGAAGGTCTATTTTGCCAACAGTTAGGCTTTGATATTGTCGGCAGTACAATGTCGGGCTATACAGGCGGACCAATTCCTGACGAGCCGGACTATCAATTAGTGAAAGATTTAAAAGCCGCAGGCTGTAATGTGATGGCAGAAGGGCGTTATAACACTCCGGAACTCGCCAAAGTGGCGATGGAAATCGGTGCGGATTATGTAACGGTAGGCTCAGCTTTAACCCGTTTAGAGCATATTGTAAGTTGGTTTGCCGATTCGGTGAAATCCGCCCAAAAATAG